From Neospora caninum Liverpool complete genome, chromosome VIII, a single genomic window includes:
- a CDS encoding UDP-glucose 4-epimerase Gal10, related, whose protein sequence is MSIPCLFEDRFEVRSVDCSKFERVSRLKGKSSGFDADIQLDVNSDLFPVKEKQRLYIGITNNLHSTSDARKDDTAAWTEPAAYLKEYDYVMYGKIFRIEECSSERRTLYASFGGLLMALTADKHVVGDLELDMRIYILIRRSEEVHSLLA, encoded by the exons ATGTCGAttccgtgtctctttgaGGACCGCTTCGAGGTCCGGTCCGTGGACTGCTCGAAATTCGAGCGGGTTTCTCGACTCAAGGGAAAAAGCTCCGGCTTCGACGCTGACATTCAGCTCGACGTAAACTCAGACCTTTTCCCCGTTAAGGAAAAACAG CGTTTGTATATCGGAATCACAAACAATCTCCATTCCACGAGCGATGCCCGAAAGGATGACACAGCCGCCTGGACAGAGCCTGCTGCGTATTTGAAGGAGTACGACTACGTCATGTACGGAAAGATCTTCCGCATCGAGGAATGCTCTTCCGAACGCAG AACCCTCTACGCGTCTTTCGGCGGACTGCTCATGGCACTGACGGCTGACAAGCATGTCGTCGGTGATTTGGAGTTGGACATGCGAATCTACATTTTAATTCGACGAAGTGAAGAAGTTCACTCGCTTCTTGCCTAA